A window of the Butyricimonas virosa genome harbors these coding sequences:
- a CDS encoding FKBP-type peptidyl-prolyl cis-trans isomerase, translating to MKYTEELDKVSYCFGLSIASNLLSSGVNTINTEAFVDAIRTVYAGQMPEIKPEEANQILQDYFNKLQNERGKAAKEAGEQFLKDNKSKEGVVTLKSGLQYKVISTGNGAIPKSSDTVKCHYEGRLINGAVFDSSIRRGEPAEFPVNGVIAGWVEALQLMPVGSKWQLYIPSDLAYGPHGAGQAIGPNETLIFDIELLDIV from the coding sequence ATGAAATATACAGAAGAGTTAGACAAAGTGAGTTATTGTTTCGGTCTAAGTATTGCAAGTAATCTCCTTTCTTCAGGTGTGAATACCATTAATACAGAAGCTTTTGTTGACGCTATCAGAACAGTCTACGCAGGCCAAATGCCGGAAATCAAACCGGAAGAGGCAAACCAGATTTTGCAGGACTATTTTAACAAACTGCAAAACGAAAGAGGCAAGGCTGCCAAGGAAGCCGGAGAACAATTCTTAAAGGATAACAAGAGCAAAGAAGGCGTAGTTACCTTGAAAAGTGGATTACAATATAAAGTAATATCCACCGGAAACGGGGCTATTCCGAAAAGTAGCGATACTGTAAAATGCCACTATGAAGGACGCTTGATCAATGGTGCCGTGTTCGACTCTTCCATCCGTCGTGGCGAACCCGCTGAATTTCCGGTAAACGGAGTTATTGCCGGTTGGGTTGAAGCCCTTCAATTAATGCCCGTAGGTTCTAAATGGCAATTATATATTCCTTCAGATCTAGCTTACGGCCCTCACGGTGCAGGACAGGCTATCGGACCGAATGAGACCTTGATTTTTGATATCGAATTATTAGATATAGTATAA
- a CDS encoding ABC transporter ATP-binding protein — translation MIEIKNIVKSYGELKVLKGIDLTIKEKEIVTIVGASGAGKSTLLHILGTLDTPDEGELLYDSVNIARLSSNKLSEFRNNNIGFVFQFHHLLPEFTALENVCIPAWIKGTGKKEAELRAMELLTLLGLADRMSHKPNQLSGGEQQRISVARALVNHPRVVLADEPSGNLDTRTKNELHQLFFTLREELGQTFVIVTHDTELARMSDRQIKLNDGMLMNE, via the coding sequence GTGATAGAAATTAAAAATATAGTCAAAAGCTACGGCGAACTAAAAGTGCTGAAAGGAATTGATCTCACGATAAAAGAAAAAGAGATCGTAACGATCGTCGGGGCTAGTGGTGCCGGGAAAAGTACGTTATTGCATATTCTGGGAACACTCGATACCCCGGACGAGGGGGAACTATTGTATGATTCCGTGAATATCGCCCGGTTATCCTCCAATAAACTATCAGAATTCCGAAATAACAATATCGGGTTTGTATTCCAATTCCATCACTTATTACCAGAATTCACAGCGTTGGAAAATGTTTGTATCCCGGCATGGATCAAGGGAACTGGAAAAAAAGAAGCAGAGCTACGGGCTATGGAACTACTGACTCTTCTTGGTCTGGCAGACCGGATGAGCCACAAACCCAATCAACTATCCGGTGGGGAACAACAACGAATTTCCGTGGCAAGGGCTCTCGTTAATCATCCTCGAGTTGTTTTAGCCGATGAACCTTCCGGAAACCTAGATACCCGTACCAAAAATGAATTACACCAGTTATTTTTCACTTTACGGGAAGAACTCGGACAAACATTTGTAATCGTCACGCATGACACGGAGCTAGCCCGTATGTCAGACAGACAAATAAAATTAAATGACGGAATGCTAATGAATGAATAA
- a CDS encoding DUF3795 domain-containing protein gives MKQLIACCGLDCENCDARIATINNDDKLREETAQKWSVMNNTSEITPETINCTGCRVDGSKFAYCSNYCEIRKCVQAKGFNTCGDCKEMDHCPTVGLIFQHNPSAKENLLSSI, from the coding sequence ATGAAACAATTAATCGCCTGTTGTGGATTAGATTGCGAAAACTGCGATGCCCGTATCGCCACGATCAATAACGATGACAAGTTAAGAGAAGAAACCGCTCAAAAATGGAGCGTCATGAACAACACGTCGGAGATCACACCGGAAACTATTAATTGCACGGGTTGCCGTGTCGATGGTTCTAAATTCGCCTATTGCAGCAATTATTGTGAAATCCGGAAATGTGTTCAAGCAAAAGGATTCAACACCTGTGGCGATTGTAAAGAAATGGATCATTGCCCGACCGTCGGTCTTATTTTCCAACATAACCCCAGTGCAAAAGAAAATCTTTTATCATCAATTTAA
- a CDS encoding Tex family protein yields MEYYIDPVTFVTQKSGFESRYIKNLLGLLDEGATIPFISRYRKEMTGSMDEVQVGQVREIYEQFKELEKRKKTVLESIEQQEKLTPELRKQIEHCTDLRELEDIYLPYKPKKQTRASKAKAKGLEPLAAMLMKQDNGDVWDKAARFVKNDVENEEEALQGARDIIAEWVSENDRARNTVRRSFDRMAVVKAKVVKGKEEEGEKFTDYFDYSEPLRRIPSHRMLAIRRGEAEGILKVAIEIPEEETIESLERIFVKGHNESAEQVTMAVKDGYKRLLLSSIETEYLQSGKQKADEEAIKVFAENLRQLLLAPPLGNRRVLGIDPGFRTGCKVVCLDETGNLVHNETIYPHPPQNEVKQAANKITNLVNSYRIEAIAIGNGTAGRETERFIQSLRYDRDIQVFVVSESGASIYSASKIARDEFPQYDVTVRGAVSIGRRLMDPLAELVKIDPKSIGVGQYQHDVDQSKLKESLDRVVESCVNRVGVNVNTASKYLLTYVSGLGPTLAENVVTYIKENGAFRSRGELKKVKRMGEKAFEQCAGFLRIEGAENPLDNSSVHPESYAVAERMAEDLGIPLKLLIGNEEACNKIELSRYVNDRIGLPTLKDIVDELKKPGRDPRSVAKVFSFADNIHTIDDLEIGMVVPGIVTNLTNFGAFVDIGVKQDGLVHISEIADKYISNPADVLSLNQHVSVKIVQVDKARKRIGLSIKQA; encoded by the coding sequence ATGGAATATTATATAGATCCGGTCACCTTCGTGACGCAAAAGAGTGGTTTTGAGAGTAGATATATTAAAAATTTATTAGGGTTATTGGATGAAGGGGCCACGATTCCTTTCATTTCCCGTTATCGTAAAGAGATGACCGGGAGTATGGACGAGGTGCAGGTGGGACAGGTGCGAGAGATTTACGAGCAGTTCAAGGAACTGGAAAAACGGAAAAAGACGGTGTTGGAGAGCATCGAGCAGCAGGAGAAACTGACCCCGGAATTACGGAAACAGATAGAGCATTGTACCGATTTACGAGAACTGGAAGATATTTACCTACCTTATAAACCGAAGAAACAAACACGGGCATCAAAGGCAAAAGCGAAGGGATTGGAACCTTTGGCAGCCATGTTGATGAAACAGGATAACGGGGATGTGTGGGACAAAGCGGCCCGTTTCGTGAAGAATGACGTGGAGAATGAAGAAGAGGCTTTGCAGGGTGCTAGGGATATTATTGCTGAGTGGGTCAGCGAGAATGACCGGGCGAGAAACACCGTGCGTCGCTCTTTTGACCGGATGGCCGTGGTAAAAGCGAAAGTCGTGAAGGGGAAAGAGGAAGAAGGGGAGAAGTTCACGGATTATTTCGATTATTCCGAGCCTTTGCGGAGGATTCCTTCCCACCGGATGTTAGCCATTCGTCGGGGGGAGGCTGAAGGTATTCTGAAAGTGGCGATTGAAATCCCGGAAGAGGAAACGATCGAGTCTTTGGAAAGAATATTCGTGAAAGGTCATAACGAGAGTGCCGAGCAGGTGACCATGGCGGTGAAAGACGGGTATAAACGTTTGTTGCTTTCGTCTATCGAGACCGAATACCTGCAAAGCGGTAAGCAGAAAGCGGATGAAGAAGCGATTAAGGTGTTTGCCGAAAATCTGCGTCAATTACTTTTGGCACCACCTCTTGGGAATAGGCGGGTGTTGGGTATAGATCCGGGATTCCGCACGGGATGTAAGGTTGTTTGTCTGGATGAAACGGGAAATCTGGTGCATAATGAAACCATTTATCCTCATCCGCCACAAAACGAGGTGAAACAAGCGGCTAATAAGATTACCAATCTGGTCAACTCGTACCGGATCGAGGCGATTGCTATCGGTAACGGTACGGCAGGACGTGAAACCGAACGATTTATCCAGAGTTTACGTTATGACCGGGATATACAAGTGTTTGTCGTGAGTGAAAGCGGGGCATCGATTTATTCGGCCTCTAAGATAGCTCGGGACGAGTTCCCGCAGTATGATGTAACGGTTCGCGGAGCCGTGTCGATAGGGCGTCGGCTGATGGACCCGTTGGCCGAGTTGGTTAAGATTGACCCGAAGTCTATCGGGGTAGGGCAATACCAGCATGATGTCGATCAATCCAAATTGAAAGAGAGTTTGGATCGGGTGGTCGAGTCATGTGTGAACCGGGTTGGGGTGAACGTGAACACGGCAAGCAAGTACTTGTTGACTTACGTCTCCGGATTGGGGCCGACTTTGGCAGAAAATGTGGTTACTTATATCAAGGAGAACGGGGCATTCCGTAGTCGCGGCGAATTGAAAAAAGTGAAACGTATGGGAGAGAAGGCATTCGAACAGTGTGCCGGGTTCCTCCGGATCGAGGGTGCCGAAAATCCCTTGGATAATTCATCCGTGCATCCGGAATCATACGCAGTGGCAGAACGGATGGCAGAAGACTTGGGCATTCCGTTGAAGTTGTTGATAGGTAACGAGGAAGCTTGTAACAAGATTGAACTATCCCGTTATGTGAATGACCGGATTGGGCTACCCACGTTGAAAGACATCGTGGATGAACTCAAGAAACCGGGGCGTGATCCCCGTTCCGTGGCTAAAGTATTCAGTTTCGCTGACAACATTCATACGATCGACGATTTGGAGATCGGGATGGTTGTTCCGGGTATCGTGACTAATCTGACGAACTTCGGAGCCTTCGTGGATATTGGCGTGAAACAGGACGGACTGGTGCACATATCCGAGATCGCTGATAAATATATTTCGAACCCGGCGGATGTACTTTCTTTGAATCAGCATGTTTCAGTGAAAATCGTGCAGGTTGATAAGGCTCGGAAACGTATCGGGCTTTCGATCAAGCAAGCGTGA
- a CDS encoding ABC transporter permease yields MQNVQFKIIFRGWIKNKTYTLISLISLITGITCCTLLVTFVIHEYNIAHSILNSKNCYLVQEQRKQDVHPNDAFISGESGVQLKNIYPEVKAYCVFRNEHLLFSEKAEEPDYMDAYSVTPNFTDFFKLLLLSGDLRKTLSSPNEIAVTRSFARQQFGIANPIGKSLTLGRYIVHFDGEKNIYKKIFEPCTITTVIDDSQKNFLHFGILRGLPDEEISQVTGFAFYIFIELSSKVTAPNFLTKINDRNEEVFKDRTIYLKPVEQLYFSKAKHLYEDGLIFKRDPSFVYLGMGVAILIFIIACFNHINICLTRTIQQLKTTGIQLISGESKQGIRKQLIMETGLLVMFSFIVSIGIIHVLIPYFNTFITSDLSLSDLYAGYTPLVLILLLGTIIIIPPLYVILKINKNSLSEILKNENKQKTILIRNIVITQFTISIILTTTVVNIHHQMDFATHCRPHANEILILGWGLYTVEDETTKAFYDQLVSIPEITHRTMSAITQNCTYGLDNMHVACTDADLSFFDFYDIQLLEGRLFSPGKLGLHEAIVNETFLKKQGITEPLGKTFQLGDETYTIIGVVADYPRDKLTREITPLFIRFSDTGSERHIIRIQPGTRKIVEEKINALWEQVAPGAIEIKTCSLSERYMEFHEEELQVMKILSIFSYISILLAGLGLFGLAWFSVENRRKEISLRKINGASENQIAVLLCARFIKWILIAFCIGAPIAYYCSAQWLTQFVYKNEISPVSFIFIGIAAVFIGTLTVAWQAFKASRMNPVDTIK; encoded by the coding sequence ATGCAAAACGTTCAATTCAAAATCATATTTCGAGGTTGGATTAAAAATAAAACCTACACCTTGATTTCTCTCATCAGCTTGATCACGGGGATCACGTGTTGCACGCTGCTCGTTACTTTCGTGATACACGAGTATAATATCGCTCATTCTATCTTGAATAGTAAAAACTGTTATCTTGTTCAGGAGCAAAGGAAACAAGACGTCCATCCCAATGATGCTTTCATTTCCGGGGAAAGCGGAGTTCAACTGAAAAACATTTATCCAGAAGTGAAAGCCTATTGTGTATTCCGGAATGAACATCTTCTTTTCAGTGAAAAAGCGGAAGAACCGGACTACATGGACGCATATTCTGTTACACCCAACTTTACAGATTTTTTTAAACTTCTCCTTTTATCGGGAGATTTACGCAAAACGCTCTCATCCCCCAATGAGATTGCCGTTACCCGGTCTTTTGCCCGCCAACAATTCGGAATCGCTAACCCGATCGGGAAATCTCTCACGCTAGGGCGCTATATTGTTCATTTTGACGGGGAGAAAAATATCTACAAAAAGATATTCGAACCTTGCACGATCACAACTGTTATTGACGATTCACAAAAGAATTTTCTCCATTTTGGGATATTGCGAGGATTACCGGACGAAGAAATATCACAAGTCACCGGATTCGCTTTTTACATTTTTATCGAACTTTCGTCTAAAGTTACAGCTCCAAATTTCCTAACAAAAATAAATGATCGGAACGAAGAAGTATTCAAGGATAGAACAATCTATCTAAAACCTGTCGAACAACTCTATTTTTCAAAAGCAAAACATTTATACGAGGACGGATTAATCTTTAAACGTGATCCTTCTTTCGTTTATTTAGGCATGGGGGTTGCCATACTCATATTTATCATCGCTTGTTTCAACCACATCAACATTTGCCTGACCCGCACCATACAACAATTAAAAACAACCGGAATTCAACTTATTTCAGGAGAATCAAAACAAGGAATACGTAAACAGTTAATCATGGAAACCGGATTACTCGTCATGTTTTCCTTTATCGTGTCCATCGGTATTATCCATGTACTTATTCCTTATTTCAATACATTCATTACTTCCGACCTAAGTCTATCGGATTTGTATGCCGGATACACCCCGCTGGTGCTGATTCTTTTACTCGGTACAATTATTATCATACCTCCTTTATACGTGATCCTAAAAATCAACAAAAATTCTCTATCCGAGATTCTAAAAAATGAAAACAAACAAAAAACTATTCTCATTCGCAATATTGTAATTACCCAGTTTACCATATCTATCATCCTGACGACAACCGTGGTAAACATTCACCACCAGATGGACTTTGCGACACATTGCCGTCCACACGCCAATGAAATTTTGATATTAGGATGGGGGCTTTACACGGTAGAAGATGAAACAACGAAAGCTTTCTATGATCAACTCGTTTCCATCCCGGAGATCACACACCGAACAATGAGTGCTATCACTCAAAATTGCACTTACGGATTAGATAATATGCACGTGGCTTGTACGGATGCCGATCTCTCGTTCTTTGATTTTTATGATATACAACTTTTGGAAGGAAGACTTTTCTCCCCGGGGAAACTGGGATTACATGAAGCTATCGTGAACGAGACTTTTCTAAAAAAACAAGGGATAACAGAGCCTTTAGGTAAAACATTCCAACTAGGGGATGAAACCTACACGATCATCGGGGTCGTTGCCGATTATCCAAGAGATAAACTCACCCGAGAGATCACTCCATTATTTATTCGATTCAGTGATACCGGATCCGAGCGTCATATTATCCGTATTCAACCCGGTACCCGAAAAATAGTTGAAGAAAAGATTAATGCACTTTGGGAACAAGTTGCTCCCGGAGCAATCGAAATAAAAACTTGTAGTCTGTCTGAACGCTACATGGAGTTTCACGAAGAAGAGTTACAAGTCATGAAAATTCTTTCAATATTTTCCTATATCAGCATTTTGCTAGCCGGCTTAGGATTATTCGGGTTGGCATGGTTCTCCGTAGAAAACAGGCGGAAAGAGATCAGCCTCCGTAAAATTAACGGGGCCAGTGAAAACCAGATCGCCGTGTTACTGTGCGCCCGGTTTATCAAATGGATTCTGATCGCTTTTTGTATCGGGGCGCCGATTGCCTATTACTGCTCGGCACAGTGGCTCACGCAATTCGTTTATAAAAACGAGATTTCTCCGGTATCATTTATCTTTATCGGTATAGCGGCAGTCTTTATTGGCACGCTGACCGTTGCCTGGCAGGCGTTTAAAGCCTCCCGAATGAATCCGGTAGATACTATAAAATAG
- a CDS encoding ABC transporter permease: MFQQYFKFIIRKLSRNRVYTVINIVGLSIAFSAAWLIYSHTSNEWNMDGYLKNGDHIYRVINRNFNEPNWNCRNNSFFGLDAQQALPEIDRIARFFLKDYQIKTDDNTDFMIESRCALVDLSFFDLFERPVIQGNIDSSDFSWIVLTETSAKRFFDKENPIGKTITIKDPIYNRKKEVKCQVIAIIKDFPANSTLQTDIFIDCRLGHPYFSNERYSRSVYTYFRLSPRTDLERVEKALQEITLQRTETATHCSYRLQPLKDTYFHSDHIEQDELLRGSLSLTYLLWGITLLILLLAAGNFLLIRIAQQNRDSSRFAIHKCYGASNTHLLYQLISEIGLLTGVTLVLAFILTSLLHPYIIQVLSPDHVYPFLFFSFSNLLFVVFTCCIMGSICYFLYFHFKQRINRLGVKNILQPSPRQINLSQILTILQIGIFTTLLFYCSIIISQIHFIKDKPLGIITDQVLRISWLDNSSNYQALKEELLKHPDILYVCNGINIPDPGTPLTERIHFPSESEKYVDVVCMYGDEDFTNIYNIPIIKNQEFTPIEFNPTPENNYSSTTDVWVNKKFVETFKLDHPLGTILNQQRSVHYRITGITEDYHTQSLHYPIRPTMILPPSTYWLLIRYQPGKRQEVLEYLQELHRSRNPEGIFEYQEYNYSDLYQKDMAFMELVILFSLIAILIGGMGIFAFAIFMVESKTREIALRKVNGASERQIMLLFNRQFMTKVLVACVIGLPIAYYASRKWLENYAYRIEIQPWIFVLTIVISLCIVLLVTNWQIRQASRKNPIDTLKTE; encoded by the coding sequence ATGTTTCAGCAATATTTTAAATTCATAATACGCAAACTTTCCCGCAACAGGGTTTACACGGTGATCAATATTGTCGGGTTGTCCATTGCCTTTTCTGCCGCTTGGTTGATATACAGTCACACGTCAAACGAATGGAATATGGACGGATACTTGAAAAATGGTGATCATATTTACCGGGTGATTAATCGAAACTTCAATGAACCAAATTGGAATTGTAGGAATAATTCATTTTTCGGATTAGACGCACAACAAGCATTACCGGAAATAGACCGGATTGCCCGTTTTTTCTTAAAAGACTATCAAATAAAAACAGATGACAATACTGATTTTATGATCGAATCTCGATGCGCTCTTGTTGACCTTTCTTTTTTTGATTTATTTGAGCGACCCGTCATTCAAGGTAATATCGATTCCTCCGATTTTTCGTGGATTGTACTCACAGAGACAAGTGCCAAACGATTTTTCGATAAGGAAAACCCGATCGGGAAAACAATAACGATCAAAGATCCCATCTATAACAGGAAGAAAGAGGTTAAATGTCAAGTAATTGCAATCATAAAAGATTTTCCGGCAAACTCTACTCTCCAAACCGATATTTTTATCGATTGCCGTCTAGGGCACCCATATTTCAGTAATGAACGCTATTCTCGTTCAGTATATACTTATTTCCGACTTTCTCCGAGAACCGATCTAGAAAGAGTGGAAAAAGCTTTACAGGAAATTACCCTACAAAGAACGGAAACGGCAACTCATTGTTCGTACAGACTTCAACCATTGAAAGATACTTATTTTCACTCGGACCATATCGAACAAGACGAATTGCTGCGTGGCTCCCTATCCCTGACTTATCTGTTGTGGGGAATCACTCTTTTAATATTACTCCTTGCGGCCGGGAACTTCCTGTTAATCCGGATAGCCCAACAAAACCGGGATTCTTCTCGTTTTGCCATTCACAAGTGCTACGGGGCGAGTAATACACATCTACTTTATCAACTGATTAGCGAGATCGGATTACTGACGGGAGTTACTCTTGTGCTTGCGTTCATCCTAACCAGCTTGTTACACCCTTACATTATTCAAGTTTTATCACCGGATCACGTGTACCCATTCCTGTTTTTTAGTTTTTCCAATTTATTGTTTGTCGTGTTTACCTGCTGTATCATGGGGAGTATTTGTTATTTCCTCTATTTTCATTTCAAACAACGAATAAATCGATTGGGTGTGAAAAATATACTTCAACCGAGCCCCCGACAGATAAATCTTTCACAAATCCTGACCATCTTACAAATCGGTATTTTCACGACATTACTCTTTTATTGTTCGATTATTATATCACAGATTCATTTCATCAAAGATAAACCGCTAGGAATCATAACAGATCAGGTGTTACGCATCAGTTGGCTTGATAATTCTTCCAATTATCAAGCACTAAAAGAAGAATTACTAAAACACCCTGATATTTTGTATGTATGTAATGGAATCAATATCCCAGACCCTGGCACACCATTAACAGAAAGAATCCATTTCCCATCGGAATCGGAAAAATATGTCGATGTCGTATGTATGTACGGTGATGAAGATTTCACAAATATTTATAACATACCGATTATTAAAAATCAAGAGTTTACTCCCATTGAATTTAATCCCACACCTGAAAATAATTACTCATCGACAACTGACGTGTGGGTAAATAAAAAATTCGTGGAAACGTTTAAACTGGATCACCCACTAGGAACGATCCTAAACCAGCAACGTTCTGTTCACTACCGTATTACAGGGATTACGGAAGATTATCACACGCAATCACTCCATTACCCGATACGCCCCACGATGATTCTACCGCCCTCGACTTACTGGTTATTGATTCGTTACCAGCCAGGAAAACGACAAGAGGTACTGGAATACCTGCAAGAACTGCATCGATCCCGAAACCCGGAAGGTATTTTTGAATATCAAGAATATAATTACTCAGACCTATACCAAAAAGACATGGCCTTTATGGAACTCGTGATCCTGTTTTCACTGATCGCCATTCTAATCGGTGGTATGGGGATATTCGCTTTTGCCATATTCATGGTGGAAAGCAAAACGAGGGAGATCGCCCTTCGAAAAGTAAATGGGGCATCGGAGCGACAAATCATGTTACTGTTTAACCGACAATTCATGACAAAAGTTCTCGTGGCCTGCGTGATCGGTCTGCCGATAGCGTACTACGCCTCCCGGAAATGGCTGGAAAATTACGCTTACAGAATTGAAATACAACCTTGGATATTCGTACTTACCATCGTTATATCCCTTTGTATTGTTCTGCTCGTGACCAACTGGCAAATCCGGCAAGCATCACGAAAAAACCCGATAGACACTCTTAAAACCGAATAG
- a CDS encoding ABC transporter permease has product MFKQYFKIILRNWKKNKIYTVINIVGLAIAFSITLLISNHVITEWTMDKFHSNAGNIYRITNQYLESKEWESLTAYLIGPYAKQEIPGIVNYTRIMPSNSYGIKNNETEEYIPIPKSLFIDENFFQMFDFPIIQGKIDSTVLNWIIVTQNYAKQHFGDQNPIDKTVFIKDLDSEKDHGCVARIVAVIEDLPANSSIQSDIFIDSRVISKNRDILYWGCCSSYTYLQLASTADISVIERMIPQMIEKNNSYLKANEYRCQLQPLTDIYFHSNHLHPEAILRGQISLSLLLYGIILLILFLALGNYIMIKTAQINKNITRMGIQKCFGADNRTIRLQLSLEIGIHTLCALLLSFALAYVLHPYIIEILSPEHPYRFHLSFQKFAGFLLLVFFAMFLTGFVLHLYTHRRLNHNGLKQAIQPAPRYKDIKKILTIVQITIFSALLFCATAVSRQMNYMQHMDLGFNQENILYFYWPDNEFRYETLKQKLQHYPAILNASNGYPLPCYERAESISIPNQPEKTIKARIILGDADYIDTYQIQLQEGRCLKKYNYPIDLKEFARIRPNHIREAIVNQSLVKALQLEHPLETILNLWDHEYPLKIVGVVDDFQYFPLYKYTEPAIIMYEFPQISSTMIIHYQTGEFQNVYRYIRTMFQEKFPNTLFKCEEYNFSELYGKDIAVVKLIILFALITILIGGMGIFAFSTFMVESKTREVALRKVNGATEWQIMQLFNQQFFARVLLACFIGLPVAYYASKEWLKGFAYKVEIHAGLFIFVFLTSVFVVLAITTWQTRKAARQNPIDTLKTE; this is encoded by the coding sequence ATGTTCAAGCAATATTTCAAAATTATCCTCCGTAACTGGAAAAAGAACAAGATATACACCGTCATCAATATCGTGGGGTTGGCCATAGCCTTCTCCATCACGTTATTGATCTCGAATCACGTGATCACGGAATGGACAATGGACAAGTTTCATTCCAATGCAGGAAACATCTACCGGATTACTAACCAATACCTAGAATCCAAGGAGTGGGAAAGTCTCACGGCCTACCTAATCGGTCCTTATGCCAAACAGGAAATCCCCGGCATTGTCAATTACACCAGAATCATGCCCAGTAACTCTTACGGAATAAAAAACAACGAGACGGAAGAGTATATCCCCATTCCCAAAAGTCTTTTTATAGATGAAAATTTCTTCCAAATGTTTGATTTCCCAATTATACAAGGGAAAATCGACAGCACTGTATTAAATTGGATCATCGTCACCCAAAACTACGCAAAACAGCACTTCGGTGATCAAAATCCTATCGATAAAACTGTATTCATCAAAGACTTGGATTCCGAAAAAGACCACGGATGTGTAGCCCGGATTGTAGCTGTGATCGAAGATTTACCGGCAAATTCTTCCATCCAATCCGACATTTTTATTGACAGTCGAGTCATCTCAAAAAATAGGGATATACTCTATTGGGGATGTTGTTCCTCCTATACCTATCTTCAACTTGCATCAACGGCAGACATCTCCGTCATCGAACGAATGATACCTCAAATGATCGAAAAAAACAACTCTTACTTGAAAGCCAATGAATACAGATGCCAATTACAACCCCTAACAGACATCTATTTTCATTCAAACCACCTTCATCCCGAGGCCATTTTACGAGGCCAAATATCCTTGTCTCTCCTTCTCTATGGAATTATTTTACTGATCCTATTTTTGGCACTAGGCAACTACATCATGATCAAAACGGCCCAAATAAATAAAAATATTACCCGAATGGGCATACAAAAATGTTTCGGGGCTGACAACCGGACAATACGACTCCAGTTATCGCTGGAAATTGGTATTCACACTCTATGTGCCTTACTTTTATCTTTCGCACTCGCTTACGTGTTGCACCCGTACATCATAGAAATTCTCTCTCCCGAACACCCGTATAGGTTCCACCTATCCTTTCAAAAATTTGCGGGATTCCTCTTACTTGTATTCTTCGCCATGTTCTTAACCGGATTTGTATTACACTTATACACTCATAGAAGATTAAACCATAACGGACTCAAACAGGCCATCCAACCTGCTCCCAGGTATAAGGATATAAAAAAAATACTCACAATTGTACAAATTACAATTTTCAGCGCCCTCCTTTTCTGTGCCACCGCAGTATCAAGGCAAATGAACTACATGCAACACATGGATTTGGGATTCAATCAGGAAAATATCTTATATTTTTACTGGCCGGACAATGAATTTCGATACGAAACCCTAAAACAAAAACTGCAACATTACCCTGCCATACTCAACGCCAGTAATGGGTACCCCCTCCCATGCTACGAAAGAGCCGAGTCGATCTCAATACCTAACCAACCGGAGAAAACCATTAAAGCTCGTATCATTCTCGGCGATGCTGACTATATCGATACATACCAAATTCAACTTCAAGAAGGCCGATGCCTAAAAAAGTATAACTATCCTATTGATCTGAAAGAATTTGCAAGAATCCGTCCCAATCATATCCGAGAAGCTATCGTTAACCAGTCTCTCGTGAAAGCTCTTCAACTAGAACACCCGTTGGAAACCATTCTCAACTTATGGGATCATGAGTACCCTCTCAAAATAGTGGGGGTCGTGGACGATTTCCAGTATTTCCCACTATACAAATACACGGAACCTGCAATCATCATGTACGAATTCCCTCAAATATCCTCCACGATGATCATTCACTACCAAACGGGAGAATTCCAAAACGTATATCGTTACATCCGGACAATGTTCCAAGAGAAATTCCCCAATACCCTTTTTAAATGTGAAGAATATAATTTTTCAGAATTATATGGCAAAGATATTGCCGTTGTAAAACTCATCATCTTGTTCGCCCTCATAACTATCCTCATTGGTGGCATGGGTATTTTCGCATTCTCTACTTTCATGGTTGAAAGTAAAACTCGGGAAGTCGCCCTACGTAAAGTAAACGGAGCTACCGAATGGCAGATCATGCAACTCTTTAATCAACAATTCTTCGCAAGAGTTCTTCTCGCCTGTTTTATAGGTCTGCCCGTTGCTTACTATGCCTCGAAAGAATGGTTAAAAGGATTCGCTTACAAAGTAGAAATCCATGCGGGATTATTCATATTTGTTTTCCTCACTTCCGTCTTTGTAGTCCTCGCCATCACAACTTGGCAGACCAGAAAGGCCGCCCGTCAAAATCCAATAGACACTCTTAAAACCGAATAG